Below is a window of Staphylococcus succinus DNA.
TATCTTTAATTCGGAAAACCCGATTGTTAGAAAGCATGCAGATATTGCCCAAACGTTAATGTCTAAAGAATCATCATTTTTAAGTAATGATAATAAAGTAGACATCTATACAGATGGTCATGATTTATATGATCAAATGAAAGCAGATTTACGTAATGCCAAAAGCTATATTCATATGGAATATTATGTTTTAGAATTAGATGGTTTAGGTACCGAAATCATAAATATTTTAGAACAAAAGGCTAGTGAAGGATTAGAAGTTAAATTACTTTATGACGCAGTAGGATCTAAAACGGTACATAAATCAAAATTTAAAAAATTTCAATCTTTAGGTGGACAAGTTGAAGCCTTTTTCAAAGCTAAAATTCCGTTTGTGAATTTTAGAGTGAATAACCGAAATCATCGAAAAATAGTTGTCATTGATGGTATGACGGGATATGTAGGCGGTTTTAATATCGGTGATGAGTACCTAGGTTTAAATGAAAAATTTGGCTATTGGAGAGACACGCATCTCAGAGTTAAAGGTGACGGCGTTGATGCATTACAATTAAGTTTTATTCACGATTGGAATTCACAAGCAAAACGAGAGCAATTGGATTATAATGCGAAATATTTCCCAGATAACGCACAACAGGGCGGGGATGTATCTATGCAAATGGCGGTCAGTGCACCAAGTGACAATTGGCACCAAATAGAATTTGGTTATATGAAAATGATTATGAATGCTAAAGAATCTATATACATGCACAGTCCATATTTTATACCTGATAAAGGTTATATCAATGCATTACGCATTGCAGCTAAATCCGGTGTCGATGTCCAATTAATTATTCCATGTAAACCGGACCATATTTTTGTTTATTGGGCTACCATCACTAGTGTGGCGCAATTGATAAAAGATGGGGTTAAAGTGTACACATATGAGAATGGATTTATTCATTCGAAAATGATGATTATAGATGATGAAGTTTCAAGTGTAGGGTCATCAAACATGGATATCCGTAGTTTCGAATTGAATTTTGAAATTAATGCTTTTATGTATGATGAACAAATTGCTAAAAAACTAAAAGCTGCTTTCTTTGAGGATTTAAAAGTATCGAAGGAGCTTACTATAGAACGTTATGAACAACGTTCTAATTGGATCAAGTTTAAGCAAGCTATAGCAAAGTTAGCATCACCTATTTTATAGAATGAAATTGAATGTTATTAATGAATGAGTATTTTAAAACAGTGGTTATCGAGAGGATAATCGCTGTTTTTGATTAGAAATTAAAAATGTAGAGCGATTTATAAATTCATTAACAACTCTATCTAAACAATGTGTATAATATATAAATTATAGAAAGAATTAAAGGGGTGTAATCATGCAACGAGACACAGAGCAGTATATTTATCGAGAAATATATAATCGTTTAAAAGAAGACATACTTGCATTTAAATACGATAGCCATGAAAAGTTACCGTCTAAAAGGGGAATGGCAGAACATCTTAGTGTGAGTGTCAATAGTGTGAAATCAGCTTATGAACAATTATTAGCAGAGGGATATATTTACACTAAAGAACGGAAAGGATATTTTATTGAACCCTTAGATAAATTAATTATTGATCCACATGCGCATATTACATTAGAAGCACATGAAAGTAATCTTGAAGAGGCTTATGATTTTTCTTTTTCTCATATGAGTACCGACATCTCAGAATTTCCAGTAGATACGTGGAC
It encodes the following:
- the cls gene encoding cardiolipin synthase gives rise to the protein MQLIFDASVSPIYRGVLAFFFIINIVLALLIVFLDRDRRDATATWAWLFLLFVMPILGFIVYIFFGRGIRKKREKGFQHNQIEDGMNRVKAQLQDSTNHIFNSENPIVRKHADIAQTLMSKESSFLSNDNKVDIYTDGHDLYDQMKADLRNAKSYIHMEYYVLELDGLGTEIINILEQKASEGLEVKLLYDAVGSKTVHKSKFKKFQSLGGQVEAFFKAKIPFVNFRVNNRNHRKIVVIDGMTGYVGGFNIGDEYLGLNEKFGYWRDTHLRVKGDGVDALQLSFIHDWNSQAKREQLDYNAKYFPDNAQQGGDVSMQMAVSAPSDNWHQIEFGYMKMIMNAKESIYMHSPYFIPDKGYINALRIAAKSGVDVQLIIPCKPDHIFVYWATITSVAQLIKDGVKVYTYENGFIHSKMMIIDDEVSSVGSSNMDIRSFELNFEINAFMYDEQIAKKLKAAFFEDLKVSKELTIERYEQRSNWIKFKQAIAKLASPIL